Proteins co-encoded in one Nitratireductor kimnyeongensis genomic window:
- a CDS encoding aspartate-semialdehyde dehydrogenase, with product MGFKIAVAGATGNVGREMLNILEERGFPADEIVPLASRRSVGTEVSYGDKTLKVKALESHDFSDTDICLMSAGGSVSKEYSPKIGKQGCVVIDNSSAWRYDQDVPLIVPEVNPDAVEGFTKKNIIANPNCSTAQLVVALKPLHDAATIKRVVVSTYQSVSGAGKEGMDELFEQTRAVFVADPISTNKFTKRIAFNCIPHIDVFMEDGFTKEEWKMLAETKKMLDPKIKLTATCVRVPVFIGHAEAVNLEFEKPITADEAREILREAPGCQVIDKHEDGGYVTPYESAGEDATYISRLREDPTVDNGLALWVVSDNLRKGAALNTVQIAELLVAKGLVQPKKEAA from the coding sequence ATGGGTTTCAAGATAGCTGTCGCCGGCGCCACGGGGAATGTCGGCCGCGAAATGCTCAATATCCTCGAAGAGCGCGGCTTCCCGGCAGACGAGATCGTCCCGCTTGCTTCCCGACGTTCCGTCGGCACTGAGGTTTCCTACGGCGACAAGACGCTGAAGGTCAAAGCGCTCGAATCTCACGACTTTTCCGACACTGACATCTGCCTGATGTCGGCAGGCGGTTCGGTCTCCAAGGAGTATTCGCCGAAGATCGGAAAGCAGGGCTGCGTCGTGATCGACAATTCGTCGGCCTGGCGTTACGATCAGGACGTGCCGCTGATCGTTCCAGAAGTAAACCCCGACGCGGTCGAGGGCTTCACCAAAAAGAACATCATCGCCAATCCGAACTGCTCCACCGCTCAGCTCGTGGTCGCGCTTAAGCCGCTGCATGACGCAGCGACGATCAAGCGCGTGGTGGTGTCCACCTACCAGTCGGTTTCCGGCGCGGGCAAGGAAGGCATGGACGAATTGTTCGAGCAGACGCGCGCCGTTTTCGTCGCCGACCCGATCTCGACCAACAAGTTCACCAAGCGCATCGCGTTCAATTGCATTCCTCATATCGACGTCTTCATGGAGGACGGCTTTACGAAGGAAGAATGGAAGATGCTGGCCGAGACCAAGAAAATGCTCGACCCGAAGATCAAGCTCACGGCCACCTGCGTGCGCGTGCCGGTGTTCATCGGCCACGCGGAAGCGGTGAACCTCGAATTCGAAAAGCCAATCACGGCTGACGAAGCGCGCGAGATCCTGCGCGAGGCTCCCGGTTGCCAGGTGATAGACAAGCACGAGGATGGCGGCTACGTCACGCCCTATGAGAGCGCCGGAGAGGACGCTACCTATATCAGCCGTCTGCGGGAAGACCCGACGGTCGACAATGGCTTGGCGCTTTGGGTTGTCTCCGACAATCTGCGCAAGGGCGCCGCTCTCAACACCGTGCAGATCGCCGAGCTTCTGGTCGCCAAGGGCCTGGTCCAGCCAAAGAAGGAAGCTGCCTGA
- the rpsP gene encoding 30S ribosomal protein S16, with translation MALKIRLARAGSKKRPYYHVVIADVRSPRDGRFIEKVGSWNPMLPKDGERVVLNEERIKHWLENGALPTDRVLRFLDQAGIAKRTERSNPNKAKPGKKAQERIDAAKQAEEDAKAAAAEAEAAAAEAPAEEAAASE, from the coding sequence ATGGCACTGAAAATTCGTCTGGCCCGTGCGGGCTCCAAGAAGCGTCCTTACTACCACGTGGTCATCGCCGATGTGCGCAGCCCGCGTGACGGCCGCTTCATCGAGAAAGTCGGTTCCTGGAACCCGATGCTCCCCAAGGATGGTGAGCGCGTTGTTCTCAACGAAGAGCGCATCAAGCATTGGCTCGAAAACGGTGCCCTGCCGACCGACCGCGTTCTGCGCTTCCTCGACCAGGCTGGCATTGCCAAGCGCACCGAGCGCAGCAACCCCAACAAGGCGAAGCCGGGCAAGAAGGCGCAGGAGCGCATCGACGCTGCCAAGCAGGCCGAGGAAGATGCAAAGGCCGCGGCAGCCGAGGCTGAAGCCGCTGCCGCCGAGGCACCGGCTGAAGAGGCCGCTGCAAGCGAATAA
- a CDS encoding GNAT family N-acetyltransferase: MTPVLESERLILRGWKREDFPAFAAFCADSERTRYTGGPKDGFQAWGAFSSMVGSWVLNGYGTFAVQPKDGDAVAGFVGLWHPPAIDEPELAWSLYEGFEGKGYAVEAARRVQQWAAEDLKLPPLMSFVHPDNVASQAVAKRLGAEPMSPTELRGEPRLRFRHVLPA, encoded by the coding sequence ATGACGCCGGTGCTTGAAAGCGAACGCCTGATATTGCGCGGTTGGAAACGGGAAGATTTTCCCGCATTTGCAGCCTTTTGCGCGGATTCCGAGCGTACGCGCTACACCGGTGGACCCAAAGATGGGTTTCAGGCATGGGGCGCCTTCTCCTCGATGGTCGGGTCATGGGTGCTGAATGGTTATGGCACGTTCGCCGTTCAACCAAAGGATGGCGATGCGGTCGCCGGTTTTGTCGGGCTTTGGCATCCGCCGGCGATCGATGAGCCGGAGCTGGCGTGGAGCCTCTATGAAGGGTTCGAGGGCAAGGGATATGCGGTGGAAGCGGCACGCCGTGTCCAGCAATGGGCCGCCGAAGACCTGAAACTGCCGCCGCTTATGAGTTTCGTCCATCCGGACAATGTGGCCTCACAGGCCGTTGCAAAAAGGCTGGGTGCCGAGCCCATGTCTCCCACTGAACTGCGCGGAGAGCCGCGCCTGAGATTCCGGCACGTGTTGCCGGCTTGA
- a CDS encoding chorismate mutase, translating to MSDKTDQAKAKLLELRASIDNIDAALVHMLAERFRCTKAVGHLKAVHDLPPADPAREERQIARLRRLADDANLDPDFAEKFLNFIIREVIRHHEAIAEEHGTGAKTGEKA from the coding sequence ATGAGCGACAAAACGGATCAGGCCAAGGCAAAGCTTCTCGAGCTGCGCGCTTCCATCGACAATATCGATGCCGCCCTCGTGCACATGCTGGCGGAGCGCTTTCGCTGTACCAAGGCCGTCGGGCATCTCAAGGCCGTCCATGACCTGCCGCCGGCAGACCCAGCGCGTGAGGAGCGTCAAATCGCGCGCCTGCGTCGTCTTGCCGATGACGCCAATCTCGATCCGGATTTTGCGGAGAAATTTCTCAATTTCATCATCCGCGAGGTGATCCGCCATCACGAGGCGATTGCCGAAGAGCATGGCACAGGTGCAAAGACCGGTGAAAAGGCCTGA
- the ffh gene encoding signal recognition particle protein translates to MFESLQERLGSILNGLTGRGALSEADVSAALREVRRALIEADVALDVVRSFTDRVREKAVGAEVLKSIKPGQMVVKIVHDELVEMLGTEGETIDLNAPAPVVIMMVGLQGSGKTTTTGKIAKRLTEKQGKKVLMASLDTRRPAAQEQLKQIGEQTGVATLPIIAGQTPVEIAKRATQAARLGGHDVVILDTAGRTHIDEPLMVEMADIKSASNPHEILLVADSLTGQDAVNLANNFNDRVGITGLVLTRMDGDGRGGAALSMRAVTGKPIKLIGVGEKMDALEEFYPKRIADRILGMGDIVSLVEKASETIDAEKAAAMAKKMQAGKFDLNDLAEQLRQMQNMGGMGGIMGMMPGMGKMKDQMAAAGLDDKMFGRQIAIIQSMTPKERSNPELLKHSRKKRIAAGSGTDSAQINKLLKMHRQMADMMKAMGGKGRKGGMMRGLMGGMAQKMGLGGMPGGLGGGMPDLSKMDPKQLEALQKQAESAGLGGAGGLPKGGLPKGLPGMPGGGLPGLPGGLPGLPKKK, encoded by the coding sequence ATGTTTGAATCGCTTCAGGAACGCCTTGGTTCCATCCTGAATGGCCTGACGGGCCGCGGTGCGCTGTCGGAGGCGGATGTCTCTGCGGCCCTGCGCGAAGTGCGCCGTGCGCTGATCGAAGCTGATGTGGCGCTCGATGTGGTGCGTTCCTTCACGGATCGTGTACGCGAAAAGGCCGTTGGTGCTGAAGTCCTGAAGTCGATCAAGCCCGGCCAGATGGTCGTCAAGATCGTTCATGACGAACTGGTCGAGATGCTCGGCACCGAGGGCGAGACGATCGACCTCAACGCGCCCGCACCTGTTGTCATCATGATGGTCGGTCTGCAAGGCTCCGGCAAGACGACGACGACCGGCAAGATCGCCAAGCGTCTGACCGAGAAGCAGGGCAAGAAAGTGCTGATGGCGTCGCTCGATACGCGCCGTCCCGCTGCCCAGGAACAGCTCAAGCAGATCGGCGAGCAGACAGGCGTCGCAACCCTGCCGATCATTGCCGGCCAGACGCCGGTCGAGATCGCCAAACGCGCCACGCAGGCGGCTCGCCTCGGCGGGCATGACGTGGTGATCCTCGATACGGCCGGTCGTACGCATATCGACGAGCCGCTGATGGTCGAGATGGCCGACATCAAAAGCGCGTCGAATCCCCACGAAATCCTTCTCGTGGCAGACTCTCTGACGGGTCAGGACGCCGTGAATCTTGCCAACAATTTCAACGACCGTGTCGGCATAACCGGGCTGGTGCTGACCCGCATGGATGGTGACGGGCGCGGTGGTGCGGCGCTCTCCATGCGCGCTGTCACGGGCAAGCCGATCAAGCTGATCGGTGTTGGCGAAAAGATGGACGCGCTCGAGGAGTTTTATCCCAAGCGCATCGCCGACCGGATTCTGGGCATGGGCGATATCGTTTCGCTGGTCGAGAAGGCCTCCGAGACCATCGACGCGGAAAAGGCTGCGGCGATGGCCAAGAAGATGCAGGCCGGCAAGTTCGACCTGAACGACCTCGCCGAGCAGTTGCGCCAGATGCAGAACATGGGCGGCATGGGCGGCATCATGGGCATGATGCCCGGTATGGGCAAGATGAAGGATCAGATGGCTGCCGCCGGTCTCGACGACAAGATGTTCGGGCGCCAGATCGCCATCATCCAGTCGATGACACCGAAGGAGCGCTCCAATCCGGAGCTGCTCAAGCACAGCCGCAAGAAGCGCATCGCCGCCGGTTCCGGCACGGATTCCGCGCAGATCAACAAGCTCCTGAAAATGCACCGCCAGATGGCCGACATGATGAAGGCCATGGGAGGCAAGGGCCGCAAGGGCGGCATGATGCGTGGCCTGATGGGCGGCATGGCGCAGAAGATGGGTCTCGGCGGTATGCCAGGCGGTCTTGGGGGAGGTATGCCCGACCTGTCGAAGATGGACCCCAAGCAGCTCGAAGCCTTGCAGAAGCAGGCCGAATCCGCTGGCCTTGGTGGAGCGGGCGGTCTGCCAAAGGGCGGGCTTCCCAAGGGTCTGCCCGGTATGCCGGGCGGCGGCTTGCCGGGGCTTCCGGGTGGCCTACCCGGGCTGCCCAAGAAGAAATAA
- a CDS encoding DUF1236 domain-containing protein, whose product MHTMLFKGAAAGVALLALTGLAGAEVLARAAADLNIRSGPGPQYPIVGVIGVNEEAEIEGCREGSKWCAVNHAGVNGWAYSDYLSAPFEGGGDYVVVTERPAEALPPVSFEATSTIEVEPFHGELIGRKTAIGTVEPIAPPPAEVTTYIQSNRVEPVYLEGEAVVGAVVPETVELREIPDYEYRYVYVNQQPVLIEPETRRIVYVVR is encoded by the coding sequence ATGCATACGATGCTTTTCAAAGGTGCAGCCGCTGGTGTGGCGCTTTTGGCCCTGACAGGTCTTGCTGGTGCAGAGGTCCTTGCCAGAGCAGCTGCCGACCTCAACATCCGCTCAGGACCGGGCCCGCAATATCCCATTGTCGGCGTTATCGGCGTGAATGAGGAAGCCGAGATCGAAGGTTGCCGGGAAGGCAGCAAGTGGTGCGCGGTCAACCATGCCGGCGTGAATGGCTGGGCTTATTCGGATTATCTGTCAGCGCCTTTTGAGGGCGGCGGGGACTATGTGGTGGTGACAGAACGTCCAGCTGAAGCATTGCCCCCGGTTTCCTTTGAAGCGACCTCGACTATTGAAGTTGAACCTTTCCACGGAGAGTTGATTGGCCGCAAAACGGCTATCGGCACGGTGGAACCCATCGCTCCGCCACCGGCGGAAGTTACAACTTATATCCAGAGCAACCGGGTTGAGCCTGTGTATCTGGAGGGCGAGGCAGTGGTTGGAGCTGTTGTCCCCGAAACTGTGGAGTTGCGTGAGATCCCCGACTACGAATACCGGTATGTCTATGTGAACCAGCAGCCGGTCCTGATCGAGCCGGAGACGCGCCGCATTGTCTATGTTGTGCGGTAA
- a CDS encoding lytic murein transglycosylase: MAFGGRAVVLAAAVSASLLMAGHASAAQCGNNAGGFEAWKAQFSQEAASRGIGQRGLNALAQTRYASKTIAADRGQKSFKLTLKSFMQKRGSNAIISRGKGMKKKYARLFANIEKRYGVPAGPLIAIWGMETGFGGFLGNQNIVSAVATLAYDCRRSEFFTGHLYGALTMVDRGMLNPSAKGAAHGEIGQTQFLPGNALKFGVDGDGNGRVDMIRSSADALASTANFLRAHGWQRGAGYQPGQPNFRAIQGWNAASVYQQAIAIMAKEIDG, translated from the coding sequence ATGGCTTTCGGGGGAAGAGCGGTGGTCCTGGCCGCTGCGGTTAGCGCCTCACTTCTCATGGCGGGGCATGCCTCCGCCGCACAGTGTGGCAACAACGCTGGGGGTTTCGAGGCCTGGAAGGCACAGTTCAGCCAGGAAGCAGCGTCACGCGGTATTGGCCAGCGGGGCCTCAATGCCCTGGCGCAGACCCGTTATGCCAGCAAGACCATCGCTGCGGATCGCGGACAAAAAAGCTTCAAACTGACGTTGAAATCATTCATGCAGAAGCGGGGTTCAAACGCGATCATCTCGCGCGGCAAGGGGATGAAGAAGAAGTATGCTCGTCTCTTCGCCAATATCGAAAAGCGCTATGGCGTGCCCGCCGGCCCGTTGATCGCGATATGGGGTATGGAAACCGGCTTCGGCGGCTTTCTCGGAAATCAGAACATCGTTTCCGCTGTTGCCACGCTCGCCTATGACTGCCGTCGCTCGGAGTTCTTCACCGGCCATCTTTACGGTGCTTTGACCATGGTGGACCGGGGCATGCTGAACCCAAGCGCCAAAGGCGCCGCGCACGGTGAAATCGGCCAGACCCAGTTCCTTCCCGGCAATGCCTTGAAATTTGGTGTCGATGGCGATGGAAACGGCCGTGTGGACATGATCCGTTCCAGCGCTGACGCCCTCGCTTCCACCGCGAACTTCCTGCGGGCTCATGGCTGGCAGCGCGGCGCTGGCTATCAGCCGGGTCAGCCGAATTTCCGTGCCATCCAGGGCTGGAACGCCGCAAGCGTTTATCAGCAGGCCATTGCCATAATGGCCAAGGAAATCGATGGGTGA